From the genome of Ptychodera flava strain L36383 chromosome 22, AS_Pfla_20210202, whole genome shotgun sequence, one region includes:
- the LOC139123189 gene encoding uncharacterized protein, with translation MHIYCRYDPLYERLALDPTLDHVTKEAQVFMNFVIAGRGGNEPGNSPKPAINGKSFVYPTAPPFDPTSEHTTCEPECADADHHTVCLCTYNVTLVENNYQFVFTSVGSGGSNNGSHHPIHIHGHSVFLTKMGFPEKDADGDYLQANQDLCCPCPDDDTQCCSLDDVIVPCNMPRWKNDTWNDNPDSIPMNLYNPPRKDTILLPAGGYAIVRLEADNPGWWFLHCHIEPHLDGGMVLYLNSKPDEQPEPPEGYQGCDQYFRDVKDFYEKVSEQEPDLTNVAVAGMASLSVGRDAGYGNDGATQTCAFLAGEGKTWWKVDLGDTYKVYRIIIDNPDVGFVNSVIRVGSEENIEFHHQCGEVLGIRKLESDSTTVDCITPIVGRFVSIQSDQRNAVSLCEVLVMANEKPVDQPTFDSGCGTSYDLYGESGTITSMGYDGTTLYENNAECEFRITASEGKKIVLNFVAFDLEDGSDFLSVNGIGGDSIAEYTGSNIPEPLATGSNQVIVNFNTNEGGQATGFHVDWEAV, from the exons ATGCACATCTATTGCCGATATGACCCGCTCTACGAGAGACTGGCCTTGGACCCGACACTGGACCATGTCACAAAAGAAGCCCAAGTTTTTATGAACTTCGTTATTGCAGGCCGAGGTGGTAATGAACCGGGTAATAGCCCAAAGCCTGCCATAAATGGCAAGTCGTTTGTCTACCCTACAGCACCACCTTTTGATCCTACCTCTGAACACACTACTTGTGAACCAGAATGTGCTGACGCTGATCATCACACTGTTTGCTTATGCACATATAATGTCACTCTTGTAGAGAATAATTACCAGTTTGTCTTCACAAGTGTCGGTTCAGGAGGCTCGAACAATGGCTCACATCACCCAATCCACATCCACGGACACAGTGTCTTCTTAACGAAGATGGGGTTTCCAGAGAAAGATGCAGATGGTGATTACTTACAAGCCAACCAGGATCTTTGCTGCCCATGCCCAGATGATGACACGCAATGTTGCTCTCTGGATGA TGTGATAGTGCCCTGTAATATGCCACGTTGGAAAAATGATACCTGGAATGACAATCCTGACTCCATTCCCATGAACCTCTACAATCCGCCTCGAAAAGATACCATTCTTCTCCCTGCTGGAGGATACGCCATTGTACGGCTAGAAGCTGACAATCCTG GTTGGTGGTTCTTACATTGTCATATTGAACCTCACTTGGATGGAGGTATGGTCCTCTACTTGAACAGCAAGCCTGATGAGCAGCCTGAACCACCAGAGGGATACCAAGGATGCGATCAATACTTCAGGGATGTTAAAGATTTCTACGAAAAAGTCAGCGAACAGG AACCGGACTTGACAAATGTTGCCGTGGCTGGAATGGCTTCTCTCAGTGTTGGTAGAGATGCCGGATATGGTAATGATGGTGCTACTCAAACCTGTGCCTTCTTGGCCGGTGAAGGCAAGACCTGGTGGAAAGTTGACCTTGGGGACACCTATAAAGTATACAGGATTATTATAGACAATCCCG ATGTTGGCTTTGTAAATTCGGTTATAAGAGTCGGTTCAGAAGAGAATATTGAATTTCACCATCAATGCGGCGAGGTCCTCGGAATCAGAAAGCTCGAGAGCGACTCCACAACAGTCGACTGCATAACACCAATTGTGGGTCGTTTTGTCAGCATCCAATCTGACCAACGCAATGCCGTTTCTCTTTGTGAAGTTCTTGTCATGGCAAATG AAAAACCTGTCGACCAGCCAACCTTTGATTCCGGCTGTGGTACATCATATGACTTGTACGGCGAGAGTGGAACTATCACGTCAATGGGCTATGATGGGACAACTCTGTATGAGAATAATGCAGAGTGCGAGTTCCGGATCACTGCCAGCGAGGGAAAG aaaatagtTCTGAACTTTGTTGCATTTGACTTGGAAGATGGAAGTGACTTTCTCTCCGTAAATGGTATTGGAGGAGACAGCATTGCTGAATACACCGGTTCCAACATTCCTGAACCACTTGCTACGGGCAGCAATCAGGTTATTGTGAATTTTAACACAAATGAAGGTGGCCAGGCCACAGGTTTTCATGTCGACTGGGAGGCGGTATAA